One Coffea arabica cultivar ET-39 chromosome 5c, Coffea Arabica ET-39 HiFi, whole genome shotgun sequence DNA window includes the following coding sequences:
- the LOC113690169 gene encoding uncharacterized protein isoform X2 — MRTVPTFASSLQFVKAQVFLSFSTGILRIRSMDSCSNGPATALIESQSVPELTAVSTEESKDLCKLSKEASDVIKQIEMCILDLKRGSRHSPPSENTIVPMHSEAPNELPNMATDFVPKVESTSIVLAKSLIVTGSEPRQTVLCARCRNDLLSEVENGKCEEIGPQYQQPGQSTGLPTEMELQNLVATQPVYLLLPTKTMASPVSSQTIGSCTGLAAAQYVPTRTGNVSEEIKGQHQMADLVFSQKVNPTVAKIESLSETSSGNCLISTQIDKCNGSWTDGDKISKPLATCLQQEINEKILHQNEMGTENYIIKPRACQTPKLSRVSKDYMNRENIQGIDSRCKVDKTSVSWSKRALPLRINKQCPLLDHKFEDFPALLTSNSQQMDKDRVGFQKTADCKYPPSKIQDQDESEDTSFSSNSSNWTSQQTSMSNSDTEEYYLPSYRRKQKYVSSTSSSENDFYSPHPRRQGYYAGESSSDLTYSWSSSDGSCPVTPNSSDDRLKSSRRSSFSSDQVFPIHYTESEDEDYSVYNQQRVRHHRQPRYLSLGSTSKKFSPARVYKSDKGMTAKKQIGKWKKLKDKLSVIFHHHHHHHHHHHHHHHNHSNNDHSSNDEPRMGHGNIWMKNNVKKSAHPMRTEAYGEKALKNLGKSVIHSRDRRHQHNHFNALVGRLFKHIRHSKESKPSAKHKKQIEKGRKEGKKASAKLHWWQLLQRHRKVKKLGLGYDKR, encoded by the exons ATGCGAACA GTTCCAACTTTTGCTTCTTCATTGCAATTTGTGAAGGCTCAAGTATTTCTATCTTTCTCAACTGGTATTTTAAG GATTAGATCAATGGACTCTTGTTCAAACGGGCCAGCTACTGCTCTCATTGAATCACAATCTGTACCTGAGTTGACTGCAGTAAGCACAGAGGAATCTAAGGATCTTTGTAAATTATCCAAAGAAGCTTCAGATGTCATCAAACAGATTGAAATGTGCATCTTGGATTTGAAAAGAGGTTCTAGACATTCACCCCCTTCTGAAAATACTATAGTTCCTATGCACAGTGAAGCTCCAAACGAATTACCTAATATGGCGACTGATTTTGTTCCAAAGGTGGAGTCAACTTCTATTGTGTTGGCAAAATCTCTGATAGTCACAGGAAGTGAACCCCGTCAGACTGTATTATGTGCCAGGTGCAGAAATGACCTGTTGAGTGAAGTGGAGAATGGAAAATGTGAAGAAATTGGTCCACAGTATCAGCAGCCTGGCCAATCAACAGGTTTGCCAACAGAAATGGAGCTACAGAATTTGGTTGCTACTCAGCCTGTTTACCTGCTTCTTCCTACAAAAACAATGGCAAGCCCAGTTAGTAGTCAAACAATTGGGAGCTGCACTGGCCTTGCAGCGGCTCAGTATGTTCCAACTAGAACTGGAAATGTATCTGAAGAAATCAAGGGGCAGCATCAGATGGCAGATTTGGTATTTAGCCAGAAAGTCAACCCCACTGTGGCCAAAATTGAGTCACTGAGTGAAACATCCAGTGGTAATTGTCTAATTTCAACTCAAATTGATAAATGTAACGGTTCTTGGACTGATGGGGACAAGATCTCAAAACCTTTGGCCACCTGCTTACAACAAGAGATTAATGAGAAAATTCTGCATCAAAATGAAATGGGCACTGAGAATTATATCATCAAGCCTAGAGCATGCCAAACGCCTAAACTATCTAGGGTATCTAAAGATTACATGAATCGTGAAAATATTCAGGGAATTGATTCTAGATGCAAGGTGGATAAGACTTCGGTGTCTTGGAGCAAAAGAGCTTTGCCTTTGCGAATAAACAAGCAGTGTCCTTTGCTGGATCACAAGTTTGAAGATTTTCCTGCATTGttaacctcaaactcacaacaGATGGACAAAGATCGGGTTGGATTTCAAAAAACCGCTGACTGCAAATATCCTCCGTCAAAGATTCAGGATCAGGATGAATCAGAAGATACATCCTTTAGTTCAAACTCCTCAAACTGGACAAGTCAGCAAACCAGCATGTCTAATAGTGACACTGAAGAATACTATCTCCCAAGTTATAGACGGAAACAGAAGTATGTTAGTTCTACAAGCAGCAGTGAAAATGACTTTTACTCCCCACATCCCAGAAGGCAAGGATATTATGCAGGTGAAAGTAGTAGTGATCTCACTTACTCATGGTCTAGCAGTGATGGATCTTGCCCAGTAACTCCAAATAGTAGTGATGACAGGCTGAAAAGCTCACGCCGAAGCAGTTTTAGCTCTGATCAAGTGTTTCCCATTCATTATACTGAAAGCGAGGATGAAGATTATTCAGTGTACAACCAGCAAAGGGTTCGGCATCACAGGCAGCCGAGATATTTATCACTTGGTTCAACATCCAAGAAGTTCAGTCCAGCCAGGGTGTACAAATCAGATAAAGGGATGACTGCCAAGAAACAAATTGGAAAATGGAAGAAGTTAAAAGACAAGCTATCAGTCATCTTCCACCACCATCATCACCATCACCATCACCATCACCATCACCATCACAACCATTCTAATAATGACCATTCCAGTAATGATGAACCCAGGATGGGTCATGGAAATATTTGGATGAAGAACAATGTGAAAAAATCTGCCCATCCTATGAGAACAGAGGCTTATGGAGAAAAGGCACTTAAAAATCTTGGGAAATCAGTTATCCATAGTCGAGATCGTAGACATCAACACAACCATTTCAATGCTCTTGTAGGAAGGCTCTTCAAGCATATCCGGCACTCAAAAGAATCAAAACCATCTGCAAAGCACAAGAAGCAGATTGAAAAAGGCAGGAAGGAAGGCAAGAAGGCATCAGCAAAACTACATTGGTGGCAGCTGCTGCAACGCCACAGAAAGGTCAAGAAGTTGGGACTTGGTTATGACAAAAGATAG
- the LOC113690169 gene encoding uncharacterized protein isoform X1: MRTVPTFASSLQFVKAQVFLSFSTGILSRIRSMDSCSNGPATALIESQSVPELTAVSTEESKDLCKLSKEASDVIKQIEMCILDLKRGSRHSPPSENTIVPMHSEAPNELPNMATDFVPKVESTSIVLAKSLIVTGSEPRQTVLCARCRNDLLSEVENGKCEEIGPQYQQPGQSTGLPTEMELQNLVATQPVYLLLPTKTMASPVSSQTIGSCTGLAAAQYVPTRTGNVSEEIKGQHQMADLVFSQKVNPTVAKIESLSETSSGNCLISTQIDKCNGSWTDGDKISKPLATCLQQEINEKILHQNEMGTENYIIKPRACQTPKLSRVSKDYMNRENIQGIDSRCKVDKTSVSWSKRALPLRINKQCPLLDHKFEDFPALLTSNSQQMDKDRVGFQKTADCKYPPSKIQDQDESEDTSFSSNSSNWTSQQTSMSNSDTEEYYLPSYRRKQKYVSSTSSSENDFYSPHPRRQGYYAGESSSDLTYSWSSSDGSCPVTPNSSDDRLKSSRRSSFSSDQVFPIHYTESEDEDYSVYNQQRVRHHRQPRYLSLGSTSKKFSPARVYKSDKGMTAKKQIGKWKKLKDKLSVIFHHHHHHHHHHHHHHHNHSNNDHSSNDEPRMGHGNIWMKNNVKKSAHPMRTEAYGEKALKNLGKSVIHSRDRRHQHNHFNALVGRLFKHIRHSKESKPSAKHKKQIEKGRKEGKKASAKLHWWQLLQRHRKVKKLGLGYDKR; the protein is encoded by the exons ATGCGAACA GTTCCAACTTTTGCTTCTTCATTGCAATTTGTGAAGGCTCAAGTATTTCTATCTTTCTCAACTGGTATTTTAAG TAGGATTAGATCAATGGACTCTTGTTCAAACGGGCCAGCTACTGCTCTCATTGAATCACAATCTGTACCTGAGTTGACTGCAGTAAGCACAGAGGAATCTAAGGATCTTTGTAAATTATCCAAAGAAGCTTCAGATGTCATCAAACAGATTGAAATGTGCATCTTGGATTTGAAAAGAGGTTCTAGACATTCACCCCCTTCTGAAAATACTATAGTTCCTATGCACAGTGAAGCTCCAAACGAATTACCTAATATGGCGACTGATTTTGTTCCAAAGGTGGAGTCAACTTCTATTGTGTTGGCAAAATCTCTGATAGTCACAGGAAGTGAACCCCGTCAGACTGTATTATGTGCCAGGTGCAGAAATGACCTGTTGAGTGAAGTGGAGAATGGAAAATGTGAAGAAATTGGTCCACAGTATCAGCAGCCTGGCCAATCAACAGGTTTGCCAACAGAAATGGAGCTACAGAATTTGGTTGCTACTCAGCCTGTTTACCTGCTTCTTCCTACAAAAACAATGGCAAGCCCAGTTAGTAGTCAAACAATTGGGAGCTGCACTGGCCTTGCAGCGGCTCAGTATGTTCCAACTAGAACTGGAAATGTATCTGAAGAAATCAAGGGGCAGCATCAGATGGCAGATTTGGTATTTAGCCAGAAAGTCAACCCCACTGTGGCCAAAATTGAGTCACTGAGTGAAACATCCAGTGGTAATTGTCTAATTTCAACTCAAATTGATAAATGTAACGGTTCTTGGACTGATGGGGACAAGATCTCAAAACCTTTGGCCACCTGCTTACAACAAGAGATTAATGAGAAAATTCTGCATCAAAATGAAATGGGCACTGAGAATTATATCATCAAGCCTAGAGCATGCCAAACGCCTAAACTATCTAGGGTATCTAAAGATTACATGAATCGTGAAAATATTCAGGGAATTGATTCTAGATGCAAGGTGGATAAGACTTCGGTGTCTTGGAGCAAAAGAGCTTTGCCTTTGCGAATAAACAAGCAGTGTCCTTTGCTGGATCACAAGTTTGAAGATTTTCCTGCATTGttaacctcaaactcacaacaGATGGACAAAGATCGGGTTGGATTTCAAAAAACCGCTGACTGCAAATATCCTCCGTCAAAGATTCAGGATCAGGATGAATCAGAAGATACATCCTTTAGTTCAAACTCCTCAAACTGGACAAGTCAGCAAACCAGCATGTCTAATAGTGACACTGAAGAATACTATCTCCCAAGTTATAGACGGAAACAGAAGTATGTTAGTTCTACAAGCAGCAGTGAAAATGACTTTTACTCCCCACATCCCAGAAGGCAAGGATATTATGCAGGTGAAAGTAGTAGTGATCTCACTTACTCATGGTCTAGCAGTGATGGATCTTGCCCAGTAACTCCAAATAGTAGTGATGACAGGCTGAAAAGCTCACGCCGAAGCAGTTTTAGCTCTGATCAAGTGTTTCCCATTCATTATACTGAAAGCGAGGATGAAGATTATTCAGTGTACAACCAGCAAAGGGTTCGGCATCACAGGCAGCCGAGATATTTATCACTTGGTTCAACATCCAAGAAGTTCAGTCCAGCCAGGGTGTACAAATCAGATAAAGGGATGACTGCCAAGAAACAAATTGGAAAATGGAAGAAGTTAAAAGACAAGCTATCAGTCATCTTCCACCACCATCATCACCATCACCATCACCATCACCATCACCATCACAACCATTCTAATAATGACCATTCCAGTAATGATGAACCCAGGATGGGTCATGGAAATATTTGGATGAAGAACAATGTGAAAAAATCTGCCCATCCTATGAGAACAGAGGCTTATGGAGAAAAGGCACTTAAAAATCTTGGGAAATCAGTTATCCATAGTCGAGATCGTAGACATCAACACAACCATTTCAATGCTCTTGTAGGAAGGCTCTTCAAGCATATCCGGCACTCAAAAGAATCAAAACCATCTGCAAAGCACAAGAAGCAGATTGAAAAAGGCAGGAAGGAAGGCAAGAAGGCATCAGCAAAACTACATTGGTGGCAGCTGCTGCAACGCCACAGAAAGGTCAAGAAGTTGGGACTTGGTTATGACAAAAGATAG
- the LOC113690169 gene encoding uncharacterized protein isoform X3 yields MTRIRSMDSCSNGPATALIESQSVPELTAVSTEESKDLCKLSKEASDVIKQIEMCILDLKRGSRHSPPSENTIVPMHSEAPNELPNMATDFVPKVESTSIVLAKSLIVTGSEPRQTVLCARCRNDLLSEVENGKCEEIGPQYQQPGQSTGLPTEMELQNLVATQPVYLLLPTKTMASPVSSQTIGSCTGLAAAQYVPTRTGNVSEEIKGQHQMADLVFSQKVNPTVAKIESLSETSSGNCLISTQIDKCNGSWTDGDKISKPLATCLQQEINEKILHQNEMGTENYIIKPRACQTPKLSRVSKDYMNRENIQGIDSRCKVDKTSVSWSKRALPLRINKQCPLLDHKFEDFPALLTSNSQQMDKDRVGFQKTADCKYPPSKIQDQDESEDTSFSSNSSNWTSQQTSMSNSDTEEYYLPSYRRKQKYVSSTSSSENDFYSPHPRRQGYYAGESSSDLTYSWSSSDGSCPVTPNSSDDRLKSSRRSSFSSDQVFPIHYTESEDEDYSVYNQQRVRHHRQPRYLSLGSTSKKFSPARVYKSDKGMTAKKQIGKWKKLKDKLSVIFHHHHHHHHHHHHHHHNHSNNDHSSNDEPRMGHGNIWMKNNVKKSAHPMRTEAYGEKALKNLGKSVIHSRDRRHQHNHFNALVGRLFKHIRHSKESKPSAKHKKQIEKGRKEGKKASAKLHWWQLLQRHRKVKKLGLGYDKR; encoded by the exons ATGACAAG GATTAGATCAATGGACTCTTGTTCAAACGGGCCAGCTACTGCTCTCATTGAATCACAATCTGTACCTGAGTTGACTGCAGTAAGCACAGAGGAATCTAAGGATCTTTGTAAATTATCCAAAGAAGCTTCAGATGTCATCAAACAGATTGAAATGTGCATCTTGGATTTGAAAAGAGGTTCTAGACATTCACCCCCTTCTGAAAATACTATAGTTCCTATGCACAGTGAAGCTCCAAACGAATTACCTAATATGGCGACTGATTTTGTTCCAAAGGTGGAGTCAACTTCTATTGTGTTGGCAAAATCTCTGATAGTCACAGGAAGTGAACCCCGTCAGACTGTATTATGTGCCAGGTGCAGAAATGACCTGTTGAGTGAAGTGGAGAATGGAAAATGTGAAGAAATTGGTCCACAGTATCAGCAGCCTGGCCAATCAACAGGTTTGCCAACAGAAATGGAGCTACAGAATTTGGTTGCTACTCAGCCTGTTTACCTGCTTCTTCCTACAAAAACAATGGCAAGCCCAGTTAGTAGTCAAACAATTGGGAGCTGCACTGGCCTTGCAGCGGCTCAGTATGTTCCAACTAGAACTGGAAATGTATCTGAAGAAATCAAGGGGCAGCATCAGATGGCAGATTTGGTATTTAGCCAGAAAGTCAACCCCACTGTGGCCAAAATTGAGTCACTGAGTGAAACATCCAGTGGTAATTGTCTAATTTCAACTCAAATTGATAAATGTAACGGTTCTTGGACTGATGGGGACAAGATCTCAAAACCTTTGGCCACCTGCTTACAACAAGAGATTAATGAGAAAATTCTGCATCAAAATGAAATGGGCACTGAGAATTATATCATCAAGCCTAGAGCATGCCAAACGCCTAAACTATCTAGGGTATCTAAAGATTACATGAATCGTGAAAATATTCAGGGAATTGATTCTAGATGCAAGGTGGATAAGACTTCGGTGTCTTGGAGCAAAAGAGCTTTGCCTTTGCGAATAAACAAGCAGTGTCCTTTGCTGGATCACAAGTTTGAAGATTTTCCTGCATTGttaacctcaaactcacaacaGATGGACAAAGATCGGGTTGGATTTCAAAAAACCGCTGACTGCAAATATCCTCCGTCAAAGATTCAGGATCAGGATGAATCAGAAGATACATCCTTTAGTTCAAACTCCTCAAACTGGACAAGTCAGCAAACCAGCATGTCTAATAGTGACACTGAAGAATACTATCTCCCAAGTTATAGACGGAAACAGAAGTATGTTAGTTCTACAAGCAGCAGTGAAAATGACTTTTACTCCCCACATCCCAGAAGGCAAGGATATTATGCAGGTGAAAGTAGTAGTGATCTCACTTACTCATGGTCTAGCAGTGATGGATCTTGCCCAGTAACTCCAAATAGTAGTGATGACAGGCTGAAAAGCTCACGCCGAAGCAGTTTTAGCTCTGATCAAGTGTTTCCCATTCATTATACTGAAAGCGAGGATGAAGATTATTCAGTGTACAACCAGCAAAGGGTTCGGCATCACAGGCAGCCGAGATATTTATCACTTGGTTCAACATCCAAGAAGTTCAGTCCAGCCAGGGTGTACAAATCAGATAAAGGGATGACTGCCAAGAAACAAATTGGAAAATGGAAGAAGTTAAAAGACAAGCTATCAGTCATCTTCCACCACCATCATCACCATCACCATCACCATCACCATCACCATCACAACCATTCTAATAATGACCATTCCAGTAATGATGAACCCAGGATGGGTCATGGAAATATTTGGATGAAGAACAATGTGAAAAAATCTGCCCATCCTATGAGAACAGAGGCTTATGGAGAAAAGGCACTTAAAAATCTTGGGAAATCAGTTATCCATAGTCGAGATCGTAGACATCAACACAACCATTTCAATGCTCTTGTAGGAAGGCTCTTCAAGCATATCCGGCACTCAAAAGAATCAAAACCATCTGCAAAGCACAAGAAGCAGATTGAAAAAGGCAGGAAGGAAGGCAAGAAGGCATCAGCAAAACTACATTGGTGGCAGCTGCTGCAACGCCACAGAAAGGTCAAGAAGTTGGGACTTGGTTATGACAAAAGATAG
- the LOC113690169 gene encoding uncharacterized protein isoform X4, with amino-acid sequence MDSCSNGPATALIESQSVPELTAVSTEESKDLCKLSKEASDVIKQIEMCILDLKRGSRHSPPSENTIVPMHSEAPNELPNMATDFVPKVESTSIVLAKSLIVTGSEPRQTVLCARCRNDLLSEVENGKCEEIGPQYQQPGQSTGLPTEMELQNLVATQPVYLLLPTKTMASPVSSQTIGSCTGLAAAQYVPTRTGNVSEEIKGQHQMADLVFSQKVNPTVAKIESLSETSSGNCLISTQIDKCNGSWTDGDKISKPLATCLQQEINEKILHQNEMGTENYIIKPRACQTPKLSRVSKDYMNRENIQGIDSRCKVDKTSVSWSKRALPLRINKQCPLLDHKFEDFPALLTSNSQQMDKDRVGFQKTADCKYPPSKIQDQDESEDTSFSSNSSNWTSQQTSMSNSDTEEYYLPSYRRKQKYVSSTSSSENDFYSPHPRRQGYYAGESSSDLTYSWSSSDGSCPVTPNSSDDRLKSSRRSSFSSDQVFPIHYTESEDEDYSVYNQQRVRHHRQPRYLSLGSTSKKFSPARVYKSDKGMTAKKQIGKWKKLKDKLSVIFHHHHHHHHHHHHHHHNHSNNDHSSNDEPRMGHGNIWMKNNVKKSAHPMRTEAYGEKALKNLGKSVIHSRDRRHQHNHFNALVGRLFKHIRHSKESKPSAKHKKQIEKGRKEGKKASAKLHWWQLLQRHRKVKKLGLGYDKR; translated from the coding sequence ATGGACTCTTGTTCAAACGGGCCAGCTACTGCTCTCATTGAATCACAATCTGTACCTGAGTTGACTGCAGTAAGCACAGAGGAATCTAAGGATCTTTGTAAATTATCCAAAGAAGCTTCAGATGTCATCAAACAGATTGAAATGTGCATCTTGGATTTGAAAAGAGGTTCTAGACATTCACCCCCTTCTGAAAATACTATAGTTCCTATGCACAGTGAAGCTCCAAACGAATTACCTAATATGGCGACTGATTTTGTTCCAAAGGTGGAGTCAACTTCTATTGTGTTGGCAAAATCTCTGATAGTCACAGGAAGTGAACCCCGTCAGACTGTATTATGTGCCAGGTGCAGAAATGACCTGTTGAGTGAAGTGGAGAATGGAAAATGTGAAGAAATTGGTCCACAGTATCAGCAGCCTGGCCAATCAACAGGTTTGCCAACAGAAATGGAGCTACAGAATTTGGTTGCTACTCAGCCTGTTTACCTGCTTCTTCCTACAAAAACAATGGCAAGCCCAGTTAGTAGTCAAACAATTGGGAGCTGCACTGGCCTTGCAGCGGCTCAGTATGTTCCAACTAGAACTGGAAATGTATCTGAAGAAATCAAGGGGCAGCATCAGATGGCAGATTTGGTATTTAGCCAGAAAGTCAACCCCACTGTGGCCAAAATTGAGTCACTGAGTGAAACATCCAGTGGTAATTGTCTAATTTCAACTCAAATTGATAAATGTAACGGTTCTTGGACTGATGGGGACAAGATCTCAAAACCTTTGGCCACCTGCTTACAACAAGAGATTAATGAGAAAATTCTGCATCAAAATGAAATGGGCACTGAGAATTATATCATCAAGCCTAGAGCATGCCAAACGCCTAAACTATCTAGGGTATCTAAAGATTACATGAATCGTGAAAATATTCAGGGAATTGATTCTAGATGCAAGGTGGATAAGACTTCGGTGTCTTGGAGCAAAAGAGCTTTGCCTTTGCGAATAAACAAGCAGTGTCCTTTGCTGGATCACAAGTTTGAAGATTTTCCTGCATTGttaacctcaaactcacaacaGATGGACAAAGATCGGGTTGGATTTCAAAAAACCGCTGACTGCAAATATCCTCCGTCAAAGATTCAGGATCAGGATGAATCAGAAGATACATCCTTTAGTTCAAACTCCTCAAACTGGACAAGTCAGCAAACCAGCATGTCTAATAGTGACACTGAAGAATACTATCTCCCAAGTTATAGACGGAAACAGAAGTATGTTAGTTCTACAAGCAGCAGTGAAAATGACTTTTACTCCCCACATCCCAGAAGGCAAGGATATTATGCAGGTGAAAGTAGTAGTGATCTCACTTACTCATGGTCTAGCAGTGATGGATCTTGCCCAGTAACTCCAAATAGTAGTGATGACAGGCTGAAAAGCTCACGCCGAAGCAGTTTTAGCTCTGATCAAGTGTTTCCCATTCATTATACTGAAAGCGAGGATGAAGATTATTCAGTGTACAACCAGCAAAGGGTTCGGCATCACAGGCAGCCGAGATATTTATCACTTGGTTCAACATCCAAGAAGTTCAGTCCAGCCAGGGTGTACAAATCAGATAAAGGGATGACTGCCAAGAAACAAATTGGAAAATGGAAGAAGTTAAAAGACAAGCTATCAGTCATCTTCCACCACCATCATCACCATCACCATCACCATCACCATCACCATCACAACCATTCTAATAATGACCATTCCAGTAATGATGAACCCAGGATGGGTCATGGAAATATTTGGATGAAGAACAATGTGAAAAAATCTGCCCATCCTATGAGAACAGAGGCTTATGGAGAAAAGGCACTTAAAAATCTTGGGAAATCAGTTATCCATAGTCGAGATCGTAGACATCAACACAACCATTTCAATGCTCTTGTAGGAAGGCTCTTCAAGCATATCCGGCACTCAAAAGAATCAAAACCATCTGCAAAGCACAAGAAGCAGATTGAAAAAGGCAGGAAGGAAGGCAAGAAGGCATCAGCAAAACTACATTGGTGGCAGCTGCTGCAACGCCACAGAAAGGTCAAGAAGTTGGGACTTGGTTATGACAAAAGATAG